The Aquificaceae bacterium genome contains the following window.
AAAGTCCCCCTCCTTCACATAAACTTCCTTCACATGTCCGGAAACTTCAGCCCTTACCACCACATACTGGCTCGCCTTTGCAAAACCGGAGCCGTAAACCAGTATCTTTACCTCTTCCTCCTTTGCCACTGCGTAGTTTTCCCTGTTTCCTCTTACTGCGAGCAAAAGCACAAGGAGCGCAATAAAGATTAAGGGAAGAGCCAGGAGGAGCCTGCGCATCTCTGTTATATTATCACAGAACCCCTATCCTTTCCCTGTTACCTAATACCACCAGAATGTCATCTGGAAGTATTACCTCCTCAGCTGATGGGTTAACTATGAACCTTTCGCCCCTCTTTATGGCAAGCACTGTCACATCGTATTTTCTTCTGAGGTCAAGCTCCCTGAGGGTTCTGTTGTGAAGTCTCTGCGGTGGCTTCATTTCAAATATGCTGTAGTTTTCCGCTATGGGTATCTCCTCTATAAAGCCACCCATGAGAAGAGAATGGGCAAGCCTTATGGCCATATCCCTTTCAGGATGTATTACCCTGCTCACCCCAAGCCTTTCAAGAATTCTTCCATGAAGTGGGTTGACCGCCTTGGCTATTATCTCTTTCACTCCAAGCTCCATGAGCTGAACCACCACGAGTATGCTTGCCTCAATGTTTTCCCCTATGCTCACTATCACCACATCCGCATTGGCTATGCCAGACTCCTTTAGGGCCTTTTCATTGGTGGCATCAAGTATGAAGGCTTGAGATACAAGCTCCGCTATGGCCTTTACCTTCTCCTCATCCACATCACAGGCTATAACCTCCGCACCGCCTTCGGCCAAGGTCTTTGCCACGTTAAAACCGAACCTTCCAAGTCCAATAACTCCAAAAACCTTCTTCATATCAAAAGCCTCGCCTCAGGAAGTTTTACATGAGTTGGTTTTTCTTTACCCACAAGGGCAAGCATAAAGCCAAGCAGGCCCACCCTTCCTATGAGCATGCTTAGAATTATAAGGCCTTTACCCAAGGGAGAAAAGTCTGCAGAGAGGCTAAGGCCCTTAGGATTGCCCAAAGAAAGCCCCACAGTAGCAAAGGCCGATACCGTCTCAAAGAGAGCGGGCAATAGTTTTATGTTTTCAATCTCTGCCAGAAGCATGGCCACAATAGTGTTGTAGGCAAAGGCCAAGCTAAGTATAACCATAGCCCTATGCACTTGAACTTCTATGAGCCTCCTTCCAAAGACTACCACATCTTGCCTACCCTTTATATAAGAAAGCACAGCCAAAAAGACCACCACAGCCGTTATGGTTTTTATGCCCCCACCAGTGCCACCGGGAGAAGCTCCCACAAACATAAGGTTTATTATCAAAAACTGGGATGCCTCAGAAAGCTTTGCAATATCTATGGTGTTAAAGCCGGCCGTTCTGGCAGAAACGCTATGAAAGAAGCTTGCAAGCACCTTTTCTCCCAAAGACATATCTTTGAAGCGCCACAGGTCAAAAAGAAGGAAAATAAAGCCTATAAGAATAAGAAAGGAAGAAGACAAAAAGACAAGCTTTGTATGTGTAGAAATCCTCCTTATCTCACCCCTTTTGTAGAGTATTAGCTCGTATATAACATAAAAGCCCAACCCACCAAGGATTATCAAAAGGCTTATAACCAAGTTTACCCATACATTTCCCCTAAAACCCATAAGGTTATCAGAAAAGGTGGAAAAGCCGGCGTTGTTGAAGGCGGAAACAGAATGAAATAGGCTGGCAAAAAAGGCATTTGCTGGGTCCCTTAGTTTAAACAGAAAAGGCGGAAAGAGGGCAAGCATGCCAAGGAACTCAATAAAGAAAACAATGGGTATAATCCTTTTTATAAACCTTACAAGCCCATGCATACCGGGATAGTTAAAAGACTCTGCCAGCATAAGCCTATCTCTCAAACCTAGCCTCTTCCTAAGGGATATAAAAAAGTAAGTGGTAAGGGTCATATATCCAAGGCCACCTATTTGAATAAGGGCCAATACCACAACCTTTCCAAAGAAGTTTAGGTCTTTTTCCGTGTCAAGCACCACAAGGCCTGTTACCGTTGTGGCAGAGGTGGCGGTAAAAAGGGCGTCCAAGTAGCTTATAGGTCTTGTGGTGGAAAGATATATAAGGACGGAGCCTATGAGTATTACTACTAAGTAGGAAGTCAGCAATATTCTATGTGGCGTCCACTCAAAATTTTTCATGCCTTAGTTAAATTTTAATTATATTTGTTTTCACAAGGTCAGTTTATAAACAGCCCCCGCAGGGCAATTCCCTTGACAAAATTCTAAGGTTGCTATATTACATAAACAGAGAGATGATAAAGCTATGAAATGGGAGCTTTTTAGGGCGGATTGCAAACTCTGCGACAAGATGGAAAACATGATAAGAGAGAGCTTCCCCTTGGTGAATTTAGAGGTTCATAGGGCAAGTGAATGTATAGATGGGAGTTGCTGTAAATTGGCTGAAAACTATGGAATTAGATGCGTGCCAACCCTTGTTATAAATGGAAAGATCGTAGCAGAAGGCATTGTTGATAAAAATGTAATAGATGAACTAAGAAGGAAATATTACAAGGTCTAAAATAATTGAATTATGAAGGTTGAAAGGGTTATAAAAGTCTATTTAACAAGAGAAGGCATAGATATACCCGAAGAGAGATTAAGCAGTATAGTTTTAGAACTAAAATCTTGGTTAAAGCCTTCCCTTGAAGGGTCTGGCATTATAAAAACACAGGAAGGTGATTTTACTCTTATGCATTCCCATTACGGAGAACCGTACCATAGCCTATCTGCCGGTGCCATAAGGGAATGTCTTGAAAAGTTTTTTAACCCTTCTGGACTTTTGGAGAAGGTACAAAGCCTCAAAAGGATAAACATCTTAGATATTGGCTTTGGACTTGGCTATAATGTGGCTGTAGCCATCAAAAAGTTAAAAGAGATAAACCCACTTATAGAGATTGAAATAATATCCCTTGAGAAGGAAGTGCCTGCTCAAGTTCCACCAATGCCAAAAGAGTTTAGAAGCATCCACAAAAATATTTTGGAAAAGCTTCCCAGCTTTGAGGAAGATGGTGTAAGTTTTAAGCTTTACCTTGGGGATGCAAGGGAAAGTATAAAGAAGATAAAAGACTTTGAAGCCCATGCGGTTTTTCATGATGGCTTTTCACCTTACAGAAATCCAGAGCTGTGGAGCCTTCAGTTTCTCGCTCAGGTAAGGAGACTTATGGTTGCTGATGGTGTGTGGGTTTCTTACACCTCTTCCCTGCCTGTGAGAAAGGCCCTGAAGGAGCTGGGCTTTAGCCTCTTTTCTACGGAGGGCGTGGGCAGGAAGAGGGGAGGAACGGGAGCGTGTTTTGGCTGTGAAGAAAGGCTCAAAAAGGATGAGAAAAGAAAGCTCTGTCTTTCCCCTTATGCCATACCCTTCCTTGACCCCGAAATGAAAAGTGAGCCTCTGGATATACTCCTTGACTACAGGATAAGGGTGGAACTTCTGAAAATGGCCCAGGGCGGACTTGAACCGCCGACACCCCGGTTTTCAGCCGGGTGCTCTACCAACTGAGCTACCGGGCCTGTGAAGTTAATATTATATATCCAAGGAGGGAAAAATGACAGCCCTTTTTGTGCTCTTTTTTCTTCTCACCTCCTGCGGTGATGTTTTTGTGGAGAAGGACCTCCTTCAGAGACCTCAGTCAAAGAGATGTTCTGACTGTCATGCGGAGATATTCAGAGAGTGGGAAAAGAGCAGGCATGCCATGGCATGGAAGAGCGAAAAGTTCAGGCTTGAAAGCGAGGATTACACAAAGACCAAGTGTCTTTCCTGCCACGCACCCCATCAGGTTGACCCGGAGATAAAACCCGTCCTGAGGGTTGAGTTCAAAGAGGATGGGGTTTCCTGCGTTGCCTGCCATTTCAAAGAGCAGACAAAGGCTATGCACGGACCCCACAAAGTATGGTCTCCACCTCATCCATCACGGCAGGACCTTAACTACACAAAGTCCTTCTTCTGTGCAGGATGCCATCAGGAAACATACAGGGAATGGCATTTAACAAAGGTTCAGAAGTCCTGTCAAGACTGCCACATGCCCTCCATGGGAGAAAAAAGGCTCGTTCAGAAGTTTCCCTTTGAATACTTCCACAGCAAAAAGCCAAGACATGACCACAGCTTTCCTGCTGGTAAGGCAAAGCCAGAGGATGTGCTCCTTGAGCTGGAAAGGGGAGAAACTCTGAGGCTTAAGGTAACCAACCTGGGTGTTCCCCACAACCTGCCCACCGCAGACCAGGGGGACCCAAAGCTCTACATAATAGTGAACGCAACCCTTCCCACAGGAGAGTCTGCAAGGGTGGTAAGAGTCCTTTCCTATCAGGCAAAAAACGCCCTTGTGTATGGTGTCCCCACCTACATTGACCTTCCATGGCAGGAGGTGGAGAGCCTGAGTGTCAGCGTGCAGAGGAAGCTGAGCTGGAAGGAAGAGAGGGAGAAGATAAAGGAGGTCAAAGTCAGGTAGTATAAGTTT
Protein-coding sequences here:
- a CDS encoding TrkA family potassium uptake protein yields the protein MKKVFGVIGLGRFGFNVAKTLAEGGAEVIACDVDEEKVKAIAELVSQAFILDATNEKALKESGIANADVVIVSIGENIEASILVVVQLMELGVKEIIAKAVNPLHGRILERLGVSRVIHPERDMAIRLAHSLLMGGFIEEIPIAENYSIFEMKPPQRLHNRTLRELDLRRKYDVTVLAIKRGERFIVNPSAEEVILPDDILVVLGNRERIGVL
- a CDS encoding TrkH family potassium uptake protein, which translates into the protein MKNFEWTPHRILLTSYLVVILIGSVLIYLSTTRPISYLDALFTATSATTVTGLVVLDTEKDLNFFGKVVVLALIQIGGLGYMTLTTYFFISLRKRLGLRDRLMLAESFNYPGMHGLVRFIKRIIPIVFFIEFLGMLALFPPFLFKLRDPANAFFASLFHSVSAFNNAGFSTFSDNLMGFRGNVWVNLVISLLIILGGLGFYVIYELILYKRGEIRRISTHTKLVFLSSSFLILIGFIFLLFDLWRFKDMSLGEKVLASFFHSVSARTAGFNTIDIAKLSEASQFLIINLMFVGASPGGTGGGIKTITAVVVFLAVLSYIKGRQDVVVFGRRLIEVQVHRAMVILSLAFAYNTIVAMLLAEIENIKLLPALFETVSAFATVGLSLGNPKGLSLSADFSPLGKGLIILSMLIGRVGLLGFMLALVGKEKPTHVKLPEARLLI
- a CDS encoding thioredoxin family protein, with the translated sequence MKWELFRADCKLCDKMENMIRESFPLVNLEVHRASECIDGSCCKLAENYGIRCVPTLVINGKIVAEGIVDKNVIDELRRKYYKV
- a CDS encoding multiheme c-type cytochrome; protein product: MTALFVLFFLLTSCGDVFVEKDLLQRPQSKRCSDCHAEIFREWEKSRHAMAWKSEKFRLESEDYTKTKCLSCHAPHQVDPEIKPVLRVEFKEDGVSCVACHFKEQTKAMHGPHKVWSPPHPSRQDLNYTKSFFCAGCHQETYREWHLTKVQKSCQDCHMPSMGEKRLVQKFPFEYFHSKKPRHDHSFPAGKAKPEDVLLELERGETLRLKVTNLGVPHNLPTADQGDPKLYIIVNATLPTGESARVVRVLSYQAKNALVYGVPTYIDLPWQEVESLSVSVQRKLSWKEEREKIKEVKVR